From one Sulfuricurvum sp. IAE1 genomic stretch:
- a CDS encoding tetratricopeptide repeat protein: MRYWIALSLCFPLFAMELTLQSGKEDSRPYSILHLQDNIPFECRAHKNEFDDTKRIDCRFSPLSPKKFSPIENAYFKITGAATTKGYTVSIFPKKKMKLYPVAFNLSKSIQTYAADTAQAKQWTVLGYEYIPPLLDAPAPKSSAINFPVRIEKNIEPYVGGLDLKGNPIKITRAQDVTDYMQMKKAYDAKDYAQVLDLADYTLKHYPKTVFRSELMLHQVRAYHERGNHEKVVEIAKQFLRDYSSDQNVAEVLADTANAYGKLGQTADADYFYDRLFKEHGDSPFAAVGMIYKAKQVEFGGSPKRAMYYYQKALDTTQDVDVASQAAFRLAQMELSGGNTEKAAEYADKIIKANPKYLTKVRNDAINMSDMFVYRKDFKTGIRIAEALLNGADPKSAEHEVLLKNLGLRLAQGDRKSEALKRFNEYLKTYKYGDYVAEVRRAKDGLFFEEQESNATGQIKKYDELIQRYGNESVGRKALYKKAQVLFKQKKYKEVLELENELHRLDSEEFPKTNALITQSAIGLEQQYLKEGKCSDAMAIQKMYKTKLEARWDGLLFDCAVKTTQYAVAIKIAEPHLKSKSLPERQTWLLRMAKTQFGLGEYKQALKAGNELVKLLEAEPNPALNEVYRILYDASQRLGNAEGMIRYIKSVETAFPNDFKDIERYTQMVSLGLRQKNEALLQTYARKVMTLQNRTKTYTQTPYIEFTLAQSLQNVEKDAEALQVLKTLNARKLNAEKRSRQQYLIGAVAQKLGRTAEARAAFNASIKADKNSAWGKLAKDALALL; this comes from the coding sequence TAAAAACGAGTTCGACGATACCAAGCGGATCGATTGCCGTTTTTCTCCCCTCTCGCCGAAAAAATTTTCTCCGATTGAAAACGCTTATTTCAAAATCACCGGAGCCGCGACTACCAAAGGCTATACGGTCTCGATCTTTCCCAAGAAAAAAATGAAACTTTATCCCGTTGCGTTCAATCTATCGAAATCGATCCAGACCTATGCGGCGGATACGGCGCAAGCGAAACAATGGACCGTGCTGGGATATGAGTACATTCCCCCCTTGCTCGACGCACCCGCGCCGAAATCATCGGCGATTAATTTCCCGGTACGAATCGAAAAAAATATCGAACCTTACGTCGGAGGGCTTGATCTCAAGGGGAATCCGATCAAAATTACCCGTGCTCAGGATGTTACCGACTATATGCAGATGAAAAAAGCGTACGACGCAAAAGACTACGCCCAGGTGCTGGATTTAGCCGATTACACCCTGAAACACTATCCGAAAACGGTTTTTCGAAGCGAGCTGATGCTCCATCAGGTACGGGCCTATCATGAGCGCGGCAACCACGAAAAAGTAGTCGAGATCGCCAAACAGTTTTTGCGCGATTATTCGTCGGATCAAAACGTCGCCGAAGTACTGGCCGATACGGCCAACGCTTACGGAAAACTGGGGCAAACGGCCGATGCCGATTATTTTTACGATCGCCTCTTCAAGGAACATGGCGACAGCCCTTTTGCGGCGGTCGGGATGATTTACAAGGCCAAACAGGTCGAATTCGGGGGATCGCCCAAGCGCGCGATGTATTATTATCAAAAAGCGCTTGATACGACTCAGGACGTCGATGTTGCGTCGCAGGCTGCGTTCAGGCTCGCACAGATGGAACTCAGTGGCGGAAATACGGAAAAGGCGGCCGAGTACGCCGACAAAATCATTAAAGCCAATCCGAAATATTTGACGAAAGTGCGTAACGATGCGATCAATATGTCCGATATGTTCGTGTACCGCAAAGATTTCAAAACGGGAATACGGATTGCCGAAGCTCTCCTCAACGGCGCCGATCCCAAAAGCGCCGAGCACGAAGTACTGTTGAAAAATCTCGGGTTGCGCCTTGCGCAGGGGGATCGCAAGAGCGAAGCGCTCAAACGGTTCAACGAATACCTCAAAACGTACAAATACGGGGATTACGTCGCAGAAGTTCGGCGTGCGAAAGACGGCCTCTTTTTTGAAGAGCAGGAGAGCAATGCGACCGGGCAGATCAAAAAATACGACGAACTGATACAGCGTTACGGCAACGAAAGTGTCGGGCGCAAAGCCCTCTACAAAAAAGCGCAGGTACTGTTCAAGCAGAAAAAATACAAAGAGGTGCTTGAGCTAGAGAACGAACTTCACCGTCTTGACTCCGAAGAGTTCCCCAAAACGAACGCACTGATTACCCAAAGTGCGATCGGTCTGGAACAACAGTATCTCAAAGAGGGGAAATGCTCCGATGCGATGGCGATTCAGAAGATGTATAAGACAAAGCTTGAAGCGCGATGGGACGGTCTTTTGTTCGATTGTGCCGTCAAAACGACCCAGTATGCCGTTGCCATAAAAATCGCCGAACCGCATCTCAAAAGCAAATCCCTCCCCGAACGCCAAACCTGGCTTTTGCGTATGGCGAAGACCCAGTTTGGCCTGGGGGAATACAAGCAGGCGCTAAAAGCGGGGAACGAACTGGTTAAATTGCTTGAAGCCGAACCAAACCCGGCACTGAACGAGGTCTATCGGATACTCTACGATGCTTCGCAGCGGCTTGGGAATGCGGAGGGGATGATTCGCTACATCAAATCGGTTGAAACGGCGTTCCCCAACGATTTCAAAGACATCGAGCGCTACACACAGATGGTGAGCCTGGGACTTAGACAAAAAAACGAAGCGCTGCTGCAGACCTACGCGCGCAAGGTGATGACGCTTCAAAACCGGACCAAAACCTACACGCAAACCCCCTACATCGAGTTCACACTGGCCCAGTCGCTTCAAAACGTCGAGAAAGATGCCGAAGCGTTGCAGGTACTTAAAACGCTGAACGCCCGAAAACTCAATGCCGAGAAACGTTCACGGCAGCAATATCTGATCGGAGCCGTTGCCCAAAAGCTCGGACGTACCGCCGAGGCACGCGCGGCATTCAATGCAAGTATCAAAGCCGATAAAAATTCGGCATGGGGTAAACTTGCCAAAGACGCCCTGGCGCTTTTATAA
- the miaA gene encoding tRNA (adenosine(37)-N6)-dimethylallyltransferase MiaA, whose protein sequence is MKQLAIIGSTASGKSDLALSLASEHNAVILSIDSLSVYREIDIASAKPSRSELSRVPHFGIDRLPPDHNASVITFIDEYSRACDYAREEEKHLVIVGGSSFYLKSMLEGLSELPSFSSETLQKAKELLCDQASAYAMMCRIDPVSMAKITPADAYRTEKMLLIYLQSGLPPSEWFAQHPPRPVLTGCPVFELKIERSVLRERIALRTEKMIQEGIVDEVAELERLYGRSPNSMKAIGIIEVLEYLDGKSDLNELRERITTHTAQLAKRQQTFNAHQFTLYAGGNAQELYTAASAFLKT, encoded by the coding sequence ATGAAACAACTGGCAATCATCGGTTCTACCGCATCGGGGAAAAGCGACCTCGCTCTTTCGCTTGCAAGCGAACACAACGCGGTCATCCTTTCGATCGATTCGCTGAGCGTCTACCGTGAAATCGATATCGCTTCGGCCAAGCCTTCCCGGTCTGAACTCTCGCGGGTTCCCCATTTCGGGATAGACCGTCTCCCACCGGATCATAACGCCAGCGTTATAACCTTTATCGACGAATACTCCCGTGCTTGCGACTATGCGCGCGAAGAGGAAAAACACCTTGTTATCGTCGGGGGGAGCAGCTTTTACCTCAAAAGCATGCTCGAGGGACTCTCGGAACTTCCCTCTTTTTCATCCGAAACCCTCCAAAAAGCAAAAGAACTGCTCTGCGACCAGGCAAGCGCGTATGCGATGATGTGCCGTATTGATCCCGTTTCGATGGCCAAAATCACCCCCGCCGATGCGTACAGAACCGAAAAAATGCTCCTGATTTACCTCCAAAGCGGCCTTCCCCCCTCGGAATGGTTCGCTCAGCATCCCCCGCGTCCGGTTCTCACCGGGTGTCCGGTATTTGAACTGAAAATCGAGCGAAGTGTCTTGAGGGAGAGAATCGCGCTTCGAACGGAAAAAATGATCCAAGAGGGTATCGTCGACGAAGTTGCCGAACTTGAGCGCCTCTACGGCAGAAGCCCCAACAGTATGAAAGCGATCGGTATCATCGAAGTACTCGAATACCTTGACGGAAAATCCGATTTGAACGAACTGCGCGAGCGTATAACTACCCATACGGCTCAGCTGGCCAAGCGGCAGCAGACCTTCAACGCCCACCAGTTCACCCTGTACGCCGGCGGCAATGCCCAAGAGCTTTATACCGCCGCCAGTGCATTTTTAAAAACGTAG
- the mqnP gene encoding menaquinone biosynthesis prenyltransferase MqnP has product MKRLAKKLQDFNELVMFQHTVFSLPFIFIAMIVAAEGWFGSTLLILGALAAVTARNAAMGFNRYVDRIYDAHNPRTAGRPSVDGRLKPASIAIFTAVNAIAFMAVAYFINDLAFALSGPILIVLLSYSYFKRFSALAHIVLGVSLGLAPIAGAVAVLGSVPEWSVWLSIGVVFWVAGFDLLYSLQDMEFDRERGLHSIPSKFGSSATLGISALFHMLAVVFWAVFVQEAALGYFAIAAVVFAALMLGYEHYLVRRDFTQIDRAFFTVNGYLGFVFIGLIILDKVAA; this is encoded by the coding sequence GTGAAGCGACTGGCGAAAAAACTGCAGGATTTTAACGAACTGGTGATGTTTCAGCACACCGTTTTTTCGCTCCCGTTCATCTTTATCGCGATGATCGTCGCGGCGGAAGGGTGGTTCGGCTCGACCTTGCTCATTCTGGGCGCTTTGGCGGCAGTCACCGCACGCAACGCGGCGATGGGGTTTAACCGCTACGTTGACCGTATCTACGATGCGCACAACCCGAGGACGGCCGGACGCCCCAGCGTTGACGGTCGGCTCAAACCCGCTTCGATCGCAATTTTCACGGCGGTGAACGCGATAGCTTTTATGGCGGTGGCTTATTTTATCAACGATCTGGCGTTTGCGCTAAGCGGGCCGATCCTTATCGTGCTGCTTAGCTATTCGTATTTCAAGCGTTTCAGCGCACTGGCCCACATCGTGCTGGGGGTGTCGCTGGGGCTTGCTCCGATCGCCGGTGCCGTCGCGGTACTGGGGAGCGTTCCGGAGTGGTCGGTATGGCTGAGCATCGGCGTTGTTTTCTGGGTCGCGGGGTTTGATTTGCTCTACTCGCTGCAGGACATGGAGTTTGACCGCGAACGGGGCCTGCACTCCATCCCCTCAAAATTCGGCAGTTCCGCAACGCTGGGGATTTCAGCCCTGTTTCACATGCTTGCCGTCGTTTTTTGGGCGGTCTTCGTGCAGGAAGCGGCACTGGGGTATTTCGCGATTGCCGCGGTGGTATTTGCGGCATTGATGTTAGGCTATGAACATTACCTGGTACGGCGCGATTTTACCCAGATCGACCGAGCCTTTTTTACGGTCAACGGCTATTTGGGATTCGTATTTATCGGACTTATCATCTTGGACAAGGTTGCAGCATGA
- the elyC gene encoding envelope biogenesis factor ElyC, whose product MFFLKKALGSLLMPFPLFLILFGIGLYLWHRGYLKWSKRVILVSLVWITLLSYAPFSSLLIAPLEERYPRLDPTALEDVRYIHILGSGHVSNPDIPLSSQLGTASLVRVNEGVALYKSRPGMKLIFSGFGYTDAVSNARKNGEMAMTLGVPSSDIILLETPKDTAEEALAAKSIVGGQPLVLVTSASHMPRAAALFAKAGVNILPAPTDFQVKKRNELWEFPSAEGLQRSEAAFHEYLGLAWGKLRGLI is encoded by the coding sequence ATGTTTTTTCTCAAAAAAGCCCTCGGTTCGCTGCTGATGCCTTTCCCCCTTTTTTTGATCCTGTTTGGGATCGGGCTTTACCTGTGGCACCGCGGGTACCTCAAATGGTCCAAGAGGGTTATTCTCGTATCACTTGTCTGGATAACCCTCCTCTCCTACGCCCCTTTTTCTTCTCTGCTGATTGCCCCCCTCGAAGAGCGTTATCCCCGATTGGACCCTACAGCGCTTGAGGATGTACGCTACATTCACATACTGGGAAGCGGTCATGTGAGCAATCCCGACATCCCCCTCTCCTCACAGCTTGGCACGGCATCGCTGGTCCGCGTGAACGAAGGGGTGGCCCTCTACAAAAGCCGTCCGGGTATGAAACTGATCTTCAGCGGATTCGGTTATACCGATGCCGTCTCCAATGCCCGGAAAAACGGCGAGATGGCGATGACGCTGGGGGTGCCTTCAAGCGACATCATTCTTCTTGAGACCCCGAAAGATACCGCCGAAGAGGCATTGGCGGCGAAATCGATCGTGGGCGGCCAACCTCTGGTTCTCGTCACCTCCGCTTCGCATATGCCCAGAGCCGCCGCCCTTTTTGCCAAGGCTGGGGTCAATATACTCCCCGCTCCGACCGATTTCCAGGTCAAAAAGCGCAATGAGCTATGGGAATTCCCATCGGCCGAAGGGCTGCAACGTTCCGAAGCGGCGTTCCACGAGTATCTTGGCCTTGCATGGGGAAAACTGCGCGGACTGATTTGA
- the rsfS gene encoding ribosome silencing factor, with amino-acid sequence MNARIEKISQILDQNKAEAIEVFDLKGGDYFADYVVIASSLNERHTFALLDYLKKGLKPEEQFLGVDESGDWIAVDLGDILIHILTPQYRSKYDLETFLSEIAARKAKA; translated from the coding sequence ATGAACGCAAGAATTGAAAAAATCAGCCAGATTCTGGACCAGAACAAAGCCGAGGCGATCGAAGTATTCGATCTAAAAGGAGGCGATTATTTCGCCGATTACGTCGTCATCGCGTCGTCTCTGAACGAACGCCATACGTTCGCCCTGCTCGACTACCTTAAAAAAGGGCTCAAGCCCGAAGAACAATTCCTCGGAGTTGACGAAAGCGGCGATTGGATCGCGGTCGACCTCGGCGACATCCTGATCCATATCCTCACTCCCCAGTACCGCAGCAAATACGATCTGGAAACTTTTTTGAGCGAGATTGCGGCGCGCAAAGCCAAAGCCTAA